DNA from Roseomonas gilardii subsp. gilardii:
CTCGCCGCAGGGAGTCGAGTCGGGCGGCGCCATGCCGAACATCTCCATCCGGGAGGCGCAGCTCACCGTGACCACATGGCGCGCCAGGGGGTGGTGAGGAAGCGGCGGACCGCCCCCTCCAGCTCCAGGCTTTCGCGCAGGCTGCGCCATTCCGTCCGGTTCAGATCCTCCAGGAACATGGCGATGATCCCGGGGCGTGTGCCGCTGAACCGGGAAGCGGCCAGGGCGGCACGGCGGCAGACCGCGGCGGCGATGCCGTTCTCCCGCCCGGAACGCGCGGCGAGCACGAGGATGCTGTCGCCGCCGGGGTTCCCGGCCATGGCCAGATGCGTGTCGGGGCCGAACTGGGCCCGCAGCGCCGCCGGCAGCCCGGCCTGCGCCCCGGCGATCAACAGCGGGTCAAGCTTCAGTACCGCCGCCTGATCGGCATCATGCCGCTTGCGGGAGGACAGGAGGGCTGTGATCCGGCGATGCAGCTCGGCGACATGCTCCGGCTCCTGGATGCCGTCCGGCAGCGTCACCTTGAGCACGTAGCGGCCCGGATGCGCCGAGAGCCAGGTGTGCAGGTCGGGATTCACCCGGTCCACCAGGGTGCACCAGCCGCTGTGGTGCAGGGGGCGCCCCTCATCGGCCAGGGCCGTCTCGCAGACGATCTCCGCCTCGGCCTCGTCCCGCCGGATCAGCAGGTCGTGCGGGGTGCCGTCGATCAGCCCGGCGTGATGCACGGTGAAGCCGCGCGAGCGTTGCAGGCTCGCCACCCGCAGCATGTGGAACAGGGGGATGAGGTTGGCCTGTCCGGTCAGCCCGGCGGCCAGCAGGTGGCGCAGCCGGTCGCGCGGCTCCGGCGGCAGAGTGGCGGCCAGTTCCACCGCCTCCCGCGCGAAATCCAGCGCCCGCGCCTCGGTGGCCTCGCTGCCCGGCCGGCCCAGGCTGGCCTGGGCCTCGCCGCCGAAGATGCGGGCCAAAGCGAGTTCGAGGGCATGGCGCTGTTGCAGGGCACGGGCGCTGAAGGAACGGCGGCGGGCGGCCTCGCTGATGTCGGAGAGGCGCTGCAGCCAGGCCTCCTCGCCGGCGAGATCGAGAAAGGCGTCCTTGATGGCGTGATGAGACCCTGCCGCATACGCCATACGGACCAACCCTCCGAAACCGTGCCGCCGCTAAATCCCGAGTTTCGGGATCGGTCAATCAAACGTCTTCGTGAGGCATTCAGTTGCGCGGCAGGCGGGCGCGGCTGGGGGCATCCGGGTTCTGCGCGCGGTGGCGCAGCAGGTGGTCGGCCAGCACGCAGGCCACCATGGCCTCGCCCACCGGCACGGCGCGGATGCCGACACAGGGGTCGTGGCGGCCCTTGGTGACCAGCTCCACATCCTGGCCGAAACGGTCCACTGCCCGGCGCGGCTGCAGGATGGAGGATGTGGGCTTCACCGCGAAACGGGCCACGACGGGCTGCCCGGTGGAGATGCCGCCCAGGATGCCGCCGGCATGGTTGGCGGAGAAGAGCACCTCGCCCTCCGCGCCCATGCGCATCTCGTCCGCGTTCTCCTCGCCGGACAGGGCGGCCGCGGCGAAGCCCTCGCCGATCTCGACGCCCTTCACCGCGTTGATGCTCATCAGCGCGGCGGCGAGGTCGGAATCGAGCTTGCCGTAGAGCGGCGCGCCCAGGCCGGGCGGCACGCCCTCCGCCACCACCTCGATGACGGCGCCGATGCTGCTGCCCGCCTTGCGGATCGCCATCAGCCGCTCCTCCCACCGCGCGGCGGCGGAGGCGTCAGGGCAGAAGAGGGCGTTGCGCTCCACCTCGGCCCAGCTCCAGGAGGAACGGTCCACCCTGTCGCTGCCCAGTGCCACCATGGCGCCCCGGATGCGGATCTCCGGCCCCAGCACCTTGCGCGCCACCGCCCCGGCCGCGACCCGCATCGCGGTCTCCCGCGCCGAGGACCGGCCGCCGCCGCGATAATCGCGCACCCCGTATTTCAGGTGGTAAGCGAGGTCGGCATGGCCCGGGCGGAAGCGGTCGGCGATCTCCCCATAGTCGCGGGAACGCTGGTCCTGGTTGGCGATCTCCAGCGCGATCGGGGTGCCGGTGGTCAGGCCCTCGAAGGTGCCGGACAGGATGCGGACCTCGTCCGGCTCCTGCCGCTGGGTCACGAGCTTCGACTGGCCGGGGCGGCGCTTGTCGAGATAGGGCTGGATATCCGCCTCGGTGAGCGGGAGGCCGGGCGGGCAGCCATCCACGACGCAGCCGATGGCGGGGCCGTGGCTCTCCCCCCAGGTGGTCACGCGGAACAGGTGGCCGAAGCTGTTATGCGACATGGGGGAGGGGGCCTGGGCTTCGGGGGGAGGGGCGCTCAGCCCTTCTCCACCGTGATGTCGGGGGCGTCGGGATTCTTCATGCCGACGGTGTGATAGCCGCAATCCACGTGGTGGACCTCGCCGGTCACGCCGGTCGAGAGGCCGGACAGGAAGTAGAGGCCGGAATTGCCCACTTCCTCCAGCCCGACATTGCGGCGCATCGGCGCGTTGTACTGGTTCCACTTCAGGATGTAGCGGAAGTCGCCGATGCCGGAGGCGGCGAGCGTCTTGATCGGCCCGGCGCTGATCGCGTTCACCCGGATGCCGCGGTCGCCCAGGTCGGCGGCCATGTAGCGCACCGAGGCCTCCAGCGCCGCCTTGGCCACGCCCATGACGTTGTAGTGAGGCATCACCCGCTCGGCGCCCAGATAGGTGAGCGTCAGCAGCGAGCCGCCATCGTTCATCATCGCGGCCGCGTGCTTCGCGACGGAGACGAAGGAGAAGCAGGAGATGTCCATCGCCTGCAGGAAGGCCTCGCGCGGCGTGTCGAGATAGCGCCCGCGGAGGTACTCCTTGTTGGCGAAGCCGATGGCATGGACCAAAAAGTCCAGCTTGCCCCAGCGCTCCCCGAGTGTCTGGAACACCGCCTCCACCGAGGCGTCATCGGTCACGTCGCAGGGCATCACCAGCTCGCTGCCGACGCTGGTGGCCAGGGGGCGGACGCGCTTCTCCAGCGCCTCCCCCTGATAGGTGAAGGCCAGTTCGCCGCCCTGGGCCGCCACCGAGCGGGCGATGGCCCAGGCGATGGATCGGTCGTTGGCGACACCCATGACGAGGCCGCGCTTGCCCGCCATCAGGTTGCCCGTCGGAATCTTGTGTTCTTGCGCGCTGTCGGTCATGCGGTGTGGTCCCGAGGCACCGGTCATGCGACCGGCCGTGATGTTGCGGCGGGGCCGGAGGGGTGGCACATGCCTTCCGACCCGGCAAGAGGGGAAGGGATCATGAACGCCACCCTGGACGCCAATACGGACTTCACCCGGAGCACCGATCCGGTCGCGCTCTTCAGCGAATGGATGCGCGCGGCCGAGGCCAGCGAGCCGAACGACCCGAACGCCATGTGCCTCGCCACGGTGGGGGCGGATGGCCGCCCCGCCGCCCGGATCGTGCTGCTGAAAAGCGTGGATGCGGGGGGATTCATGTTCCACTCGCACTACACGGGCCGGAAGGGGCGGGAACTCGAGGCCCATCCCTGGGCAGCCCTCTGCTTCCACTGGAAGACGCTGCACCGGCAGGTGCGCGTGGAGGGCCGCGTCGAGCGCGCCACCCCGGCGGAATCCGACGCCTACTATGCCTCCCGCGCCCGGATCTCACGCCTCGGCGCCTGGGCCTCGCGCCAGTCGGAGCCGCTGGCCGACCGGGCCGAGCTGGAGGCGCGGCTGCGGGAGGTGGAGCAGCGCTTCCCCGGCGAGGATGTGCCGCGCCCCGGGCACTGGGGCGGCTTCCGCCTGGTGCCCGACCGCATCGAGTTCTGGCAGGACGCACCCTATCGCCTGCATGACCGGGTGCTCTTCACCCGGGACGGCGAGGGCTGGGGACGCCAGCGCCTCTACCCGTGAGCCTTCCGGAGACGCAGCGCGAGACGGGCGCCCTGCTGGCGCGCCTGACCGGGGCGTCCGCGCCGCTGGAAACCCATATCTCCGCCATCTATGTCGGCGTGGACCGCACGCTGAAGCTGAAGAAGGCGGTGGCGCTGAGCTTCCTCGACTTCACCACCCTGGCGGCGCGGGAACGCTTCTGCCGGCGGGAACTGGAGATCAACGCCCCGGCCGCGCCCGGCATCTACCGCGCCGTCCATCCCGTGATCCGCGGCGCCGATGGGTCGCTCCACCTGGATGGAGAAGGAGAGGTGGTGGACTGGGTGCTGGAGATGGCGACCCTGCCCGCCGACGGCTTCCTGAACCTGATCGCGGCGCGCCACGGCGTGGACGGCGCGCTGGCGGACGCACTGGGCGACACGGTGGCGGCGCTGCACGCCGCGCAGCCCGTGGTCGAGGGGCTGGATTCGGAGGCGGAGATGCAGCGCGTCCTCGCGGGCGCCATCGAATCCTGCCGCCTGGCCAGCCTGCCGATGCCGGAGGTGGAGCGGCTGGCCGCCGATCTCGGGGCGGGTTTCGCGGCGCGGCGGGGGCTGCTCAATGCCCGCGCCGCCGCCGGTTATGTGCGGCGCTGCCATGGCGACCTGCATCTCGGCAACCTCGTGCTCTGGCCCAGCGGGCCCTGGGAAGGCCCGTGGCCTTCGACGCGCTGGAATTCGACGAGGCGCTGGCCACGGTGGACACGGGCTACGACCTCGCCTTCCTGCTGATGGACCTGGACCGGCGCGCCGACCGGACGGCCGCCAACCGGACCCTCTCCCGCTATCTCGGCCGCACCGGGGATACCGGGCTGCTCGGCGGGCTGGCGCCCTGGCTCGCCTTGCGCGCCATGGTCCGCTCCTATTGCGAGGTCCTGGCCGGCACGGACGGGATGCCCTACCTCCGCGCGGCGCAGCGCTATCTGGAACCCGTCCCGCCCGTCCTGCTGGCCGTCGGCGGGCTGCCGGGCACCGGCAAGACCTGGCTGGCCCGTGCCCTGGCGCCGGGGATCGGCGTGGCCCCCGGCGCGCTGGTGCTGCGCAGCGATGAGATCCGCAAGCGCCTCGCCGGAGTGGAGCCGGAAACCCGCCTGCCGCCCGAAGCCTATACCCCGGCGCGCAAGGCGGAGACCTATGCCGCCTTCCTGCGGGAGGCGCGCGAGGCCCTGTCCGGCCGCCATTCGGTGATCGCCGACGCCACCTTCCTCGACCCGGCGCAGCGCGCGGGAATCGAGGCCGTGGCGCGGGAAGCCGGCTGCCCCTTCCTGGGCCTCTGGCTGGAGGCGCCGGTCGAGGTGCTACGGAGCCGGATCGCCGGGCGGCGCCACGATGCCTCGGACGCCGACCTCGCCGTGCTGGAGGCCAGCGCGCGCCTCGATCCCGGCTCGCTCACCTGGGAAAGGGTGCGGGCGGATGGCGATCCGGTCGCGGCGGCCAGGACCCTTCTGGAGCGGCCGCGGCCCTTCTGAGCGACTGCCCTGAGCGACTGCCGGTTGCATCCACGCCCCGCTTCGTGATGGCATCCCGCTCGCGCGACTTGCCCCGCCGCCTCCGCGGCGGGACAATCCGGGCCGAGGCCCACCCTCCGGTCAGCGCGGCGCTTCGGGGAGGAACCCTGGACCCGCCGCGTGGCACCGGGCCTATAGGAAGCAGTTCCATGGCTTACCGCCGAATCCTTCTCCCCCTGACCGGTACGGCCGCCGGAGAAGCCGCCCTCCAGACGGCGCTGATGATGGCGCGGATCTGGCACAGCCACGTCCATTGCCTGCATGTCCGCGTCGATGCGCGCGACGTCGCGCCGCTGGCCGGGGAGGGGCTCTCCGGGGCGATGATCGAGGAGATGATGGCCGCCACCGAGCGCGAGAGCGGCGACCGCGCCCATCGCGTGCGCGCCCTCTTCGACCGCTTCGTGGCGAGCAAGGACGTCCAGATCGCCACCAACGCCGCCACCGCCAACAAGGCGAACGCGGCCACCCTGTCCTTCGAGAGCGTGGCGGGGCGGGAGGAGGACCTCGTCGCCCAGCAGTCGCGCCTCTACGACCTGGCGGTCGTGCCGCATCCGGAGGCGGGCGAGGACGTCTCCTCCTCCGACGCGCTGCATGCCGTGCTCTTCGACAGCGGCCGGCCCGTGCTGATCGCGCCGCGCCTGCCGCCCGAG
Protein-coding regions in this window:
- the aroC gene encoding chorismate synthase, with amino-acid sequence MSHNSFGHLFRVTTWGESHGPAIGCVVDGCPPGLPLTEADIQPYLDKRRPGQSKLVTQRQEPDEVRILSGTFEGLTTGTPIALEIANQDQRSRDYGEIADRFRPGHADLAYHLKYGVRDYRGGGRSSARETAMRVAAGAVARKVLGPEIRIRGAMVALGSDRVDRSSWSWAEVERNALFCPDASAAARWEERLMAIRKAGSSIGAVIEVVAEGVPPGLGAPLYGKLDSDLAAALMSINAVKGVEIGEGFAAAALSGEENADEMRMGAEGEVLFSANHAGGILGGISTGQPVVARFAVKPTSSILQPRRAVDRFGQDVELVTKGRHDPCVGIRAVPVGEAMVACVLADHLLRHRAQNPDAPSRARLPRN
- the fabI gene encoding enoyl-ACP reductase FabI; protein product: MTDSAQEHKIPTGNLMAGKRGLVMGVANDRSIAWAIARSVAAQGGELAFTYQGEALEKRVRPLATSVGSELVMPCDVTDDASVEAVFQTLGERWGKLDFLVHAIGFANKEYLRGRYLDTPREAFLQAMDISCFSFVSVAKHAAAMMNDGGSLLTLTYLGAERVMPHYNVMGVAKAALEASVRYMAADLGDRGIRVNAISAGPIKTLAASGIGDFRYILKWNQYNAPMRRNVGLEEVGNSGLYFLSGLSTGVTGEVHHVDCGYHTVGMKNPDAPDITVEKG
- the pdxH gene encoding pyridoxamine 5'-phosphate oxidase, whose product is MNATLDANTDFTRSTDPVALFSEWMRAAEASEPNDPNAMCLATVGADGRPAARIVLLKSVDAGGFMFHSHYTGRKGRELEAHPWAALCFHWKTLHRQVRVEGRVERATPAESDAYYASRARISRLGAWASRQSEPLADRAELEARLREVEQRFPGEDVPRPGHWGGFRLVPDRIEFWQDAPYRLHDRVLFTRDGEGWGRQRLYP
- a CDS encoding phosphotransferase: MSLPETQRETGALLARLTGASAPLETHISAIYVGVDRTLKLKKAVALSFLDFTTLAARERFCRRELEINAPAAPGIYRAVHPVIRGADGSLHLDGEGEVVDWVLEMATLPADGFLNLIAARHGVDGALADALGDTVAALHAAQPVVEGLDSEAEMQRVLAGAIESCRLASLPMPEVERLAADLGAGFAARRGLLNARAAAGYVRRCHGDLHLGNLVLWPSGPWEGPWPSTRWNSTRRWPRWTRATTSPSC
- a CDS encoding AAA family ATPase, producing MAFDALEFDEALATVDTGYDLAFLLMDLDRRADRTAANRTLSRYLGRTGDTGLLGGLAPWLALRAMVRSYCEVLAGTDGMPYLRAAQRYLEPVPPVLLAVGGLPGTGKTWLARALAPGIGVAPGALVLRSDEIRKRLAGVEPETRLPPEAYTPARKAETYAAFLREAREALSGRHSVIADATFLDPAQRAGIEAVAREAGCPFLGLWLEAPVEVLRSRIAGRRHDASDADLAVLEASARLDPGSLTWERVRADGDPVAAARTLLERPRPF
- a CDS encoding universal stress protein; amino-acid sequence: MAYRRILLPLTGTAAGEAALQTALMMARIWHSHVHCLHVRVDARDVAPLAGEGLSGAMIEEMMAATERESGDRAHRVRALFDRFVASKDVQIATNAATANKANAATLSFESVAGREEDLVAQQSRLYDLAVVPHPEAGEDVSSSDALHAVLFDSGRPVLIAPRLPPETIGTRVCCAWNGTAESAAAIAAALPWLHHASAVQVLYATGYQRRGPSVDGILSYLRWHGIEAEAKEFQPVSKDIGAGLLSAAKDFGSDLLCMGAYSHSRLRQLILGGVTRHVLEHADIPVLMCR